AAGGATCATCTTTTAAAGACTACGTATCAGAAGCTGGTGGTTTTACAAGAAGATCTCTCAAAGGAAGATCATACGTGCTATACGCTAATGGATCTGTAGATAGAACTAGAAAATTCCTAATGTTTAATATCTATCCAAACGTAAAGCCCGGTTCCGAAATAATAGTCCCACAAAGAGCGGAGAACACTGCTGAAGCCTTAAATAGAACTTCAGGTATAATTCAAACATTAAGTGCTACCATTGGAGCTTTGGTTGGTATTTATGGTTTAGTTCAGCTCAACAAATAATTAGATGAATTACATTGACGAAAACAAAGTAACCACGAAACAGTTCTTTTTGAACGTTTTCAAATTCTTTTCTCTCCTAGCAAAGCATTGGAAAATACTAATGATAAGTATGTTGCTAGGAGCGTGTGTATCATTAATTCAGGACCTTTTTGTTGAAAAAGTATTGAATTTTAGAGCATCTGTAATCTTCAAACTGGAAGTTGAAGGAGGAGGAAGTATGGGTGGTCTTGGTGGTCTAGCCAATGTCATGGGCATGGGTGGCGGCGGAAATATCACTGGAGGTGACCTTTTCTCTGGACAAAACTTCCCAGCTATTGTAAAGTCTCAAAAGGTACTAGAAAAAGCATTGATGTCGACCATTAAGTTAGATGGTAAAGATGTTTTATTAGTAAATTATGTAATTGACAGTAGTGGAATTACAACTGATGAATGGGGAGGAAGCCTTTTCAGGAAACCATTTGAAGATGCCATAAATCATAGATTTACTAAAAAAGCCCCAGAAGATTTCACTGAGCTTGAAAACTTAATGATGAAAGACGTGACATCGAAACTTCAAGCGGCTACTACCATTTATCCACTGGAAGAATCAACGATGGTTGTTATTTCTGGACTTCTTACCAATGAGAAACTTGCCAAAGCTTGGGTAGATAACCTCATGAAAGCAGTTCAAGAATTTTACGTTGAAGTAAAGACACAGAAAACTAGAAAGCTCCTTCAAGTACAAGAAAGAAGAAGAGATAGCTTGGCGGTTATACTAGGATCTACAGATAGAAGGTTATCTCAACTTACTTTTGAACAACAAAATATTGTTGACCCTATGGGTACAATGAAACAGGCTCAGGTAAATAGGAAAAATCAGTTTGTAAATCAGCAATACCTTATGCAGCTTCAAACAATTGAGGAGCTGAACAAACTTATATTTGAGCAAACACCACTTTTCTTGATAGTTGAAGAAACTCGACTGCCTTTAGAAAAAGGATCGGTATCCACTGGTTTAAATTTAAAGCTAAGTAGCTTAGCAGCCTTATTAATAATGGTAATCATAGTCGTGGTAAGATGGATGTACCAAGAAATAATGAACACTGAAAGTTAAGAATGGATATTTCTCAGAAAGAAAGAGTAATTACAGCAAGAAAAAGTTTTAAAGACTATTGGTCCGAAATATTTGAGAGCCGAGAACTATTCTGGATACTTGCTAAAAGAGATGTAATAGTTAGGTATAAGCAAACTGTACTTGGAATCGCTTGGGCAATGATAAGGCCCCTAATAACTGCGATGGTAATGGTTTTTGCTTTTGGGAAAGTCGCAAAATTTGGTGATGACTCACCTATCCCTTACATGTTGGTAGTAATGCCAGGTGTAATCACTTGGTTGTTGTTTTCACAGTCTCTTATGCAAGTTAGCATGAGTATTGTACAGAATACGAACTTAGTAGCAAAGGTTTATTTCCCAAGGTTAATAATTCCTTTTAGCTCATTTTTGTTAGGATTAATAGATGCCTTAATTGCCTTTGGACTTTTTCTTGGGATTTGTATGTGGTATGGATTTGTTCCAGATTTCAAAATTCTTCTTTTCCCAGTTTTCCTTACGTTATCATACCTAGCTGCATTTAGTTTTGGATTGTTTGCCTCTGTTCTCAATGTTAAATATCGAGATATAGGTCAAATCATCCCATTTATTATTCAGTTTGGTTACATATTGTCTCCTGTAGCATACCCTACAAGTTATGTTGAAAGTCAAGTAAGTTCTGTCATCTACAAATTATACGTACTTAATCCAGTTGTAGGCTTAATTGATTGCATGAGGTGGTCGCTTTTGGATGACTATATGCCTTTTAATTGGGATAGTTTTATACCAATGATCCTTTTTGTAATTGTTACTTTTGTTTTTTCCTTTTTCTTTTTCCGCAAACACGAAAACTCGTTTGTTGATTATATCTAGAATTGATTTTTGATGAGTGCTATTGTAATAGAAAACGTTTCTAAAAAGTATATTCTTAATCATAAAGCCAAAAAAGGTAACTCCTTTAAGGATACGCTTGTAGATTTTGGAACTTCCCTTTTCAAAAGAAAAGAAAAGCAGGAAAAAGATATATTTTGGGCATTAAACGATGTCTCCTTCAAAGTTGAGAAAGGAGACAGACTTGGTCTTATCGGCTCTAATGGTGCTGGAAAATCTACCTTACTAAAAGTATTAAGTCAAATAACTGAACCCACAAAAGGATCGATAAGAATAAAAGGCAGAATGGCCAGCCTTTTGGAAGTAGGGACGGGGTTCCATCCAGAACTTTCGGGCCGCGAAAACATTAACCTTAATGGAGCAATCCTAGGAATGAAAAGCGATGAGATCAAACAGCATTTCGATGCAATTGTTGATTTTGCTGGAATTGAACGCTTTTTGGATACACCTGTGAAAAGGTATTCAAGTGGAATGTATGTAAGACTTGGATTTGCAATTGCTGCTCATTTAGAGCCAGAAATTCTTGTAGTAGATGAAGTTTTAGCTGTAGGAGATGCCGACTTTCAAAAGAAGAGTATCGGTAAAATGAGAGATGTTTCTAAAAGCGGAAGAACGATTGTTTTTGTGAGCCACAACCTTACTGCAGTAGAAGGGCTTTGTAACAAAGGTGCCTATTTAAAGAAAGGCGAACTTGTGAAATTTGGAGAAGTCAACTCAGTCATAAACCATTACGTTTCTACGGTAAGTAAATTCCAACTTAAGCAAGAATGGAACAACATGAACGACGCCCCTGGAAATAACTTGATCAGGGCCAAAAGAATACAGCTTGTTCCTGAGAATGAATTGACTGATAATATTATTACAACAAAAGACGGAATTAGAGTCGAGTTTGAATTTTGGAACTCTATAAAATCGACCACGCTCAACGTAAGTCTCTTTCTATATACAATGGCAGGTGAGTGTATATTCAATGTAGCAAACCTAGGCCAGGAGTTCTCACAAGGGATTATAGAATCATCTTGTTCTATCCCTGGAGATTTCTTAAATGATGGTTCTTACTATATCTCTTTAATGGTTGTAGAAGACCACTTGAAACCGCTTTATTTCTTTGAAGAAGTACTTGCCTTTGACATTAAAGATTCACGAGATACAGACGATTGGTTGGGAAAATGGCCTGGAGCTATACGCCCTCTTAATCTAAAAGTACTCAGCACCCAGAAAGAAATTCTTGAATTAAATTGAAAAGAGCTTGCCACTTCGCTAGCTTTGGAAAAAAAACAGGTTCATCGGGTGAGAATAAACGTTGTCAAGGCATTTCTGCCACCAAAAAAAGATTATGACGCATATTTAGATAAAATATGGGATAATCACTGGCTCACAAATAATGGTCCCCTGCTTCAAGAATTAGAATCTGAATTACAGAAAAAATTAAATAGTAAAAATCTACTTTTTGTTGGAAATGGCACGATTGCACTTCAAATAGCCATAAAAGCTCTTGAACTTAAAGGTGAAATTATAACTACACCCTATTCGTATTGTGCTACAACTACTTCTATATTATGGGAGAATTGTATCCCTGTATTTGTTGACATCAATGATCATGACTGCAATATAAATGCTTCAATAATTGAAGATAAAATAACAGAAAAAACTAGTGCAATTTTAGCAACGCATGTATACGGAAATCCGTGTGATGTCGCCGAAATAGAAAAGATAGCAAAAAAACACAATCTTAAAGTCATCTACGATGCTGCTCATGCATTTGGAGTAAAAATTGGCGATAATTCACTCCTGAATTATGGTGATGTTTCTACTTGTAGTTTTCATGCCACCAAAGTATATCATACCACAGAGGGTGGTGCAGTAATCACTAGCATTGAAAGTGTCCACAAAAAAATGTCTCTTTTAAGGAGTTTTGGACATGTGAATGACGATTACCTTTCGATAGGCATAAATGGTAAAAACTCAGAATTTCATGCGGCTATGGGTCTTTGTAATCTAAAATATGTCGACGAATTAATTGATAAAAGAGGAGAGTTAAGTGCTCTTTATGATGAGTTGTTAGATTTCACTAAAATGAGACGACCATATTCTAAAGTTGAAAACTTAACATATAATAACGCCTATTATCCGGTTATTTTTAAATCAAATGAAGATACGGCAAATGTTATTTCCGCTTTAAATAAGGAAAATATTTTTCCTAGAAAATACTTTTACCCATCTTTAAATACTCTTGACTATTCAGGAAGCAAAGATAGCTGCCCGATTTCTGAAGATATTGTGCATAGAGTACTTTCATTGCCTTTATATCCAGATTTAGAAAAGGAAATAGTTATTAAAATTACGAAAATAGTAAACCAAACCCTCCAGAATTGAGCAAAAGAAAAAATATCCTTTTTATCTCTCACGATGGCAATAGAGCCGGTGCACAGCTCTTGCTTTTAGACGCAATGAAGTTTTTGAGCGAAAAGGGGCATAGCATTCATCTACTTATATTGGAAGAGTATGGAACAGTTTTTCATGAATATGCGAATGAGTTCGATATAAGAATTTTACCAAAGCCAAAGAAGAAGAAGAAACTTGATAACTTCCTTGCTTTGGGAAGTAACAAGTTTAGCATTGAAAGCTTCATCTACGAAGAGTACAATCACCTTGACATTGATCTAATTTATGCCAATACGATTGCTACAGCATACATTGCACCTAGAATAAAATCTGTATTAAAGGTTCCTCTTTTAAGTCATATTCATGAGTTGCCGTATTCTATTTCTATGTACGCAACTGCTTTTGATACAAAAAACTTATTTGCTTACTCCGATGCCGTAATTGCTTGTTCACAGGCTGTGGGTGATAATTTACTTTCACATTTTGAAGGTTTAAATAATAAAACACATACTATTCATTCTTTTGTAGACAATGAGAATTTGCTTCGCATTTTGGAAAACACAAAAAGTGAAGATATCAAAAGCGAATTCTATTTACCGAGAAACAAAAAAATCATTGGTGGTTGCGGAAATGCTGAATGGCGAAAAGGAGTTGACGTTTTCCTTAATATTGTGAAGCTTGCAAGTAAAAGTAAAATCGCCGATGAAATACATTTTGTATGGATAGGAATAAAAACAAGCGGTGAATATTATGAAAAGCTAATTTTTGATGTTGAAAAGATGGGGATTACAAGCTTTATTACTTTCATTGAACCTACTCCCAAAGCAAAAGAGCTAATCGCTAGTCTTGATGTTTTCCTTATGAGTTCTCGGGAAGACCCATTCCCTTTAGTAATGTTGGAGGCTGCATTATGTAAAAAACCAATTGTCGGCTTTCAAAATACGGGCGGTTGTGCAGAATTTGTTGAAAACGACTGTGGGCTTTTGGCTCCTTTTCTTGACAATGAGGTTATTGTAGAACATATTACCAACTTAGTCTTGAATCCTGAGCTCAGAACTATTTTTGGAACAAAAGCCCAAGAAAAAGTTTTGGCCAAATACAGCTATGTTAAGTCTATGAATGCC
This portion of the Spirosomataceae bacterium TFI 002 genome encodes:
- a CDS encoding lipopolysaccharide transport system permease protein is translated as MDISQKERVITARKSFKDYWSEIFESRELFWILAKRDVIVRYKQTVLGIAWAMIRPLITAMVMVFAFGKVAKFGDDSPIPYMLVVMPGVITWLLFSQSLMQVSMSIVQNTNLVAKVYFPRLIIPFSSFLLGLIDALIAFGLFLGICMWYGFVPDFKILLFPVFLTLSYLAAFSFGLFASVLNVKYRDIGQIIPFIIQFGYILSPVAYPTSYVESQVSSVIYKLYVLNPVVGLIDCMRWSLLDDYMPFNWDSFIPMILFVIVTFVFSFFFFRKHENSFVDYI
- a CDS encoding lipopolysaccharide transport system ATP-binding protein, which produces MSAIVIENVSKKYILNHKAKKGNSFKDTLVDFGTSLFKRKEKQEKDIFWALNDVSFKVEKGDRLGLIGSNGAGKSTLLKVLSQITEPTKGSIRIKGRMASLLEVGTGFHPELSGRENINLNGAILGMKSDEIKQHFDAIVDFAGIERFLDTPVKRYSSGMYVRLGFAIAAHLEPEILVVDEVLAVGDADFQKKSIGKMRDVSKSGRTIVFVSHNLTAVEGLCNKGAYLKKGELVKFGEVNSVINHYVSTVSKFQLKQEWNNMNDAPGNNLIRAKRIQLVPENELTDNIITTKDGIRVEFEFWNSIKSTTLNVSLFLYTMAGECIFNVANLGQEFSQGIIESSCSIPGDFLNDGSYYISLMVVEDHLKPLYFFEEVLAFDIKDSRDTDDWLGKWPGAIRPLNLKVLSTQKEILELN
- a CDS encoding dTDP-4-amino-4,6-dideoxygalactose transaminase, which translates into the protein MRINVVKAFLPPKKDYDAYLDKIWDNHWLTNNGPLLQELESELQKKLNSKNLLFVGNGTIALQIAIKALELKGEIITTPYSYCATTTSILWENCIPVFVDINDHDCNINASIIEDKITEKTSAILATHVYGNPCDVAEIEKIAKKHNLKVIYDAAHAFGVKIGDNSLLNYGDVSTCSFHATKVYHTTEGGAVITSIESVHKKMSLLRSFGHVNDDYLSIGINGKNSEFHAAMGLCNLKYVDELIDKRGELSALYDELLDFTKMRRPYSKVENLTYNNAYYPVIFKSNEDTANVISALNKENIFPRKYFYPSLNTLDYSGSKDSCPISEDIVHRVLSLPLYPDLEKEIVIKITKIVNQTLQN
- a CDS encoding Glycosyltransferase involved in cell wall bisynthesis, which translates into the protein MSKRKNILFISHDGNRAGAQLLLLDAMKFLSEKGHSIHLLILEEYGTVFHEYANEFDIRILPKPKKKKKLDNFLALGSNKFSIESFIYEEYNHLDIDLIYANTIATAYIAPRIKSVLKVPLLSHIHELPYSISMYATAFDTKNLFAYSDAVIACSQAVGDNLLSHFEGLNNKTHTIHSFVDNENLLRILENTKSEDIKSEFYLPRNKKIIGGCGNAEWRKGVDVFLNIVKLASKSKIADEIHFVWIGIKTSGEYYEKLIFDVEKMGITSFITFIEPTPKAKELIASLDVFLMSSREDPFPLVMLEAALCKKPIVGFQNTGGCAEFVENDCGLLAPFLDNEVIVEHITNLVLNPELRTIFGTKAQEKVLAKYSYVKSMNAIEDLILQF